The nucleotide sequence GGAATTCGGCGAGGGCGCTGGAGAACTGGGCCTTGGCTTCCTGCTGGGCCTCGCGGGCCTCGCCGACGCGGTCGACGAGGATCTTCCGCTTGGGGATGCCGACTTTCTCCATCGCGCCGTAGTAGACGCTGGAACAGCCGGTGAACAGGAGGGCGGAGCCCAGGAACAGGAGGGAAAATCGCATGGGAGAGGAACGTGGGGAAACGATGGCCAAAAGACAATCGCCGCCGGGGTGGGTTCCTCCCTACCGGTTCAGGTCTCCGGCTGCGGCACGAAACGCAGTGTGTCGGTGGCCAGGCCGCGGGTGCGGAGGTCGGCGAGGATGGCGTCGTAGGTGGCGGGGGCGAGGCGCCGTTCGCGGGCGAGGACCCAGAGGAGCCCTGCATCCTTGGTCCCGACGACCGCCCACTGGTAGTCGGCGTCGAGGGCGAAGATCTTGTAAGTGACGAAAATCGGCCAGACGAAGCTGACCTTCCACGTGGCGTTGCTCACGGGATCGATGACATCGGCCACGCCTTCCCAGGTTTTTTCGGGTCCGTCGACGGCCTTCTCCCGAAAGGTGAAATTGTTGGTCAACCGGCCGTCGGGCCGCCGCGCGTAGGTGTCGTAGCTGGCGACCTTGCCGCGCTCGAGGAAGTAGGGGACGTGGCTGATGACATACCAGCGGCCCATGTAACGGTCGAGGTCGACCGAGGTGACGGCCGCGGGCAGGGGCTTCTTGGCGGTGGCGCAGCCGGCCAGAAGGACGAGGGCGAGGGAAGGCAGAACGAGACGGGCGAAAAGGGAGGGCATGCGGCAAGGGACGCCGGCCGCCGCCAAATGCAACCCGCATCAGGTCAGCGGCGCCGGGCGCAGGGCCCGGGCGAGCAGCGCCCGGCCCGCCGGCCACTCGCCAAGGCCGGAGGCGGCGTTGAGGTGGCCGCGGGGACCGATGTCCTCCCGGGCGCAACCCCAGGCCGCGGCGAAGGCCGCGCTGCGGGCCGGGGTGATGTAGGGATCGTCACTGCTCGTGACCATGAGAGCCGGAAAACGCAGCGGACCGGGTGCGGGTGCGGTGAAACCGCGGATGGCCGGCGGAAAATCCGGCTGGGCGGGATCGGGCACGGCGACCAGCAGCGCCCCGGCCACGGGCCGGGCGGAGGTCCGGCTCCACGCGGCCACGGCCAGGCCGCCGAGACTGTGGGTGATGAAAAACACCGGGCCGGTCACCGTCGCGACCGTATGTTCGATGGCCGCGATCCAGGCGCTGCGCTCGGGGTTTTCCCAGTCGGTCTGCTCGACCCAGCGACTGCCGGGCAGGGCGTCGTGCCAGCGCCGCTGCCAATGGGCGGGGCCGGAGTTGCCGTAGCCGGCGACAAAGAGGAGGGTGGGCAAGGGGGCGGCCATGGCGCTGAAGGGAAACCGTCGCGCCCACCGGCTTCAAGTCTGCGCCGCGTCCCGCCCCGCACAGGGCGCGGTCTCGGCGGCGCACAGTCGCGCGGTGAGCCGATGTGATCGGTGATCAACACGGGTGCAGGGTTGCGGTTGCGCGCGGGCTCCTGCATTTTTCACGGAACCCCAACCCCACCTCGACGATGACTATTCCCTCGCGCTGTCTCCGCCCCTTGCTTGGCGCCCTGTTGCTGTCCCTCGTTTTGAATTCTGCCGTCGACGGAAGCGAGATAGCGCTGCCGCGGGCCCATCGCCTGCTGGTGCTGACCGATGTCGAAAACGAACCTGACGACACGCAGAGCCTCGTCCGGCTCATGCTGTATTCCAATGTCATCGATCTGCAGGGTCTGGTGGCGACGACCTCCGTGCACATGAAGGATAGGCCCTCGCCGCAATCGATCCGGC is from Lacunisphaera limnophila and encodes:
- a CDS encoding lipocalin family protein, with the protein product MPSLFARLVLPSLALVLLAGCATAKKPLPAAVTSVDLDRYMGRWYVISHVPYFLERGKVASYDTYARRPDGRLTNNFTFREKAVDGPEKTWEGVADVIDPVSNATWKVSFVWPIFVTYKIFALDADYQWAVVGTKDAGLLWVLARERRLAPATYDAILADLRTRGLATDTLRFVPQPET
- a CDS encoding RBBP9/YdeN family alpha/beta hydrolase; the encoded protein is MAAPLPTLLFVAGYGNSGPAHWQRRWHDALPGSRWVEQTDWENPERSAWIAAIEHTVATVTGPVFFITHSLGGLAVAAWSRTSARPVAGALLVAVPDPAQPDFPPAIRGFTAPAPGPLRFPALMVTSSDDPYITPARSAAFAAAWGCAREDIGPRGHLNAASGLGEWPAGRALLARALRPAPLT